One Oryctolagus cuniculus chromosome 7, mOryCun1.1, whole genome shotgun sequence genomic window, GCCGCAAGAATGGACGATGGCGGAGGGTTCACAGTCCCTCTCCCACACAAGCaccctggcctctctgcttccaattctgggGCTCCCTCCAGTGCAGGTCATCCCTCCATTTCTCTGGAGGGCTCGGCTGGCCCTTCTCCGGGCCTCCGTATCCCCCGACTCTCACtgcacagggccggcgctgcaatGGAGCAGGCCTGCCCAAGATGGCGGCAAGCAGCAGccgtcccagccccagcacctggcCGCGGGTGCGGGTGATAGATGCTCATAGCTGCCGCCTGCCACCGCATTAATAACCTGCATTTATTAATGGTCTTAATTAGCAACTGCCAACAAGGAGCCCGCTGCTAATTCCGCCGATAATCGAGGCTTGGTGGGGCGTGGACAGGAAGGGCGGTGAGCGGACGGCTGGCAGAGTGGGCGCTCATGCAGATCCCGGGGATGTTGCTGGCTCGGTGGGCAGCGGAGGCCAGCCTGGGTGGCTGGGGAGAAggggaccccacccccacaccgcACCAGGGCTCCTTgacccttctcccctcctccatgGTGTTGGGACAAAATGAAGCGTGAGGAATGGCGAGGAGGAGGGGGACGCAGACAGCGGCCCGTGGGACGGAGGCGAGTCTGTAAAAGCCCGAGTGAAATGAGCTAGAAGGGGATTGGGAACAAGCCCCCCAGTGTCCTGCGGCCACATTCCTCGCTCTGGGGAGACGGAGATGGATGGTgttgggctgggagggaggggacaccggggcggccggggtgggggggcggcttCTCAGCTGAGCGCTCTCCTGCCAAGCAGAGCAGGGTGGAAAATAGCAAGGTTCAGCTAGAGGATTGGGCACAACAAagccccacttcctctcccagcctcccagccaaGCTGCGCCTGCCTGGAGACCCGGGACCAGCCCAGAGAGCCCTGGAAATTTAGgcacggggttggggggggggggggttggctgACTTCAGGGCAGGGAATCTGGTCAACGGTCTCCTGGGATGGCCCAGAGCAAGGGTGATCGGGTGATCGTCGCAAGCAACGTGGCTGTGcccttgcgtgtgtgtgtgtgtgtgtgtgtgtgtgtgaggtgtttAGAGGGTACTCTGCCATCCAGGCGGGCGGAACagggatgggatgctggtgcagcttTTTTCAGAAGTGGGGTCCCTTTGGGTCCCTGAGTTTGCACAAGGCTGCGCAGCCCCAGGTCAGAATACTCCAGAGGGATTCCAGGTTGGACCCGAGACCTGGACAAGGGAGTAGCTGAGTGCGGCGTTGCAGAAGGGTGGAAGGTTGCAGCCAGGAAATGCCTCAGCTGCCAGCCTtggcccccggccccgcctctACCCTCACCTGATATGCTGGTCTCCCAGTGCTACACCCGAGGCCAGGCCCCAGAAAGGGCTTGCCTTGCACACCACACCTGGATGCCCACAGATGCCAGGAGGCGTCTCATCTCTGGGGAAGGCTGGGCCACATCACGAAAGCACAGGCCTCTGAGGCCAGCGCAGGGGCCCCCAACTCCCGGAAGACTGCCTGGCTTACAAGCACCTCCTTCTCTGTGCTGTTCCCCGCCTTACTGCACCTGAAGGCCTGGCTTCCTGGATCAGTTCTCATTTGGGGGTTGCTCTGGCTGAATCGGCCCCCAAGCCATtatgactcctggctgcagcaccaCTCCAAGGACCCCCAGCACAGGGTTCTCAGGGGTGCAGTGCTGGGCCTTGCTCAGTCTGGAGCCCACTTCCTGGTGCTCAGCCTATCAAAGCACCCCAGGCAGGGCCCCGCTCCTGGCAGGAGTGGAGAATGGCAGCACGGAGCTCCCTAGCAGCTGTGCAGGGATTTTTCTGTGGGGTTTGGCCACTGCCGCCTCTTGGGTGGACACGGGCTTCTGGGCTGAGATGGGGGCAGCCTCATTCACGTCTCCCCATCACTGGCTGGCCTTTCTCCCCGGAAAAGGTGGGGCTCCTTAACTGGTGGTGGATGGCCGAGGGAGGCGGGAGGCAGCCCTGGCCTCAGGACACCCTTGCCTGGTAACTTGCTttgccttggggggggggggggggcccatgAGTACTTCCTTCAGAGCTCTGGAAGAGAATGGGCCCCAGAGACACCTGTCACAGTGCCTTGGGTCAATATGAGGTGGAAGCATGGATGCAGGGGGAACAGGTGGGCATGGTGGGCGAGCACCAAATAAGAGCCAGGCTTACACCCTGAGAGTGGAGTTGCATCATGGCTCAGTGGTCAAGACACCCTGGCTTGtgtcccggtggctccacttcccacgcagctccctgctaatgcacctgggaaagccacggaggatgggccaagtgcttggacccccggccacctatgtgggagaccccagtggaattcctggctcctggctatccCCTCCAGCTCTGGCGggtacagccatttggagaataaaccagcagacagatgatctCCCCCCCTCCATGCTTTccctttcgaataaatacatattttaaaaaatttttttaattaacctCAAGAGGGTAGCCCATCACTTCTGACTCCGAAATCAAGGTCCTTTTCGGGGAGGAGGAAGTGCGGAGGAGACAGGTGGGCACCTCCCTGGGTCCGGTTCCGGTCGCCCTCTGCCTTCCTGCCGGGCCCGCGGACTCCCCCAGCGGTGAGGCGGCGACGGCGGCACAGACAATGGCGCTCTGTCCCCGGCGCTCCGCGACGACAGCTCATCCCTATGCAGTggccgctccccgccccccaggccgGGCCGCCAGCCCCTTTCAGGCGGCGGACGGGATTCTCACAGGCCGTTGGGCATTTGCATAGCCGGCCCGCCGGCCCGGAGACATTGGGCCGCATTGTTCCCGCGCCGGCGGCGGGCGCACGGGCCTGGGTGAGCTGGGCGGCGGGCGGCGCAGACAAAGGCGACGGGGCGCGCAGAGCTGGGAGGCGGCGGGTTGGGGGGGGATCCCGGTGGTGGGCGAGGAATATCGGGGCGAGGTGGGGGGACGCGAGGTTGTCTGCCCCGGGCCGGCCACCGCCcggcacttgggacacccacgccGTGTCTAATTCCTCCCCGAGCGGGGGCCGCGGCGCGCCGTGATGTGAATCCCAATAGTGCCGGTCTCAGTGTTTCCCAGGCTGGGCGAGCTTTGCAGCCCTGGGTCCTCCAGAGGTCAAGgggggcagctcctggctcaagGCCGGCAGGGGGACTCTGGCCACACCTGGCCAGAAGCGCGATTGGGCCCCAAGGGCCTCCTGTCCACGTGTCCTTATGCAGGAAGCCAAGCTGTGGCGCATGCACACTTGTGCCAGGCCAGAGTGGCGGCTGCAGGGCCAGCTTCCCTGTCATGCGCTGGCTCCGGCTTCCCTCCTGACCCTGGTGTGGCCTGAATCCCCCATCAGTGGGGCCCTGGAAgcaagcaggggcccagggtcctCGTCCATCATTGTCCCGGAGCTCAGGCGTTGGGGCTGGACAGAGTTCACGAGCGGGCAAGTGTCCGATTGTCGCGCGCTGAGAGTAATAATGGCGGTGATCAGAGGGGCTGTCCCCGAGGGGCAGAGGCCTCATTGTcctgcaggggtgaggagggagccTCCTTGACCCCTGTCCCTGCCGCCTCCTCGACCTGCTCATTGTCACCCTGTTGACCCAGCCTGAATGGATGGACCACCGCGTGGGGGACCAGCGGCAGGGGGAGGTGGCTGGGTGTAGTTCATCAGGGGCTCTGAGGGCACCTGTCTCTCTGGCCCTGAAAATCTGCCTGAAATCAGTGAGGGGATGATCAGCCCATCCCCAGACCACAAGCAATGGCTCATCCCCCTCCCCCTAGGCAGAACCATCCGTAGAGGACCCAGATTGCCAGGTGCCTCCCACTATGGGAAGGGGGACaggggggagaggagaaaacactGAGGGCCTGGTTAGGAGAGTGCAGCCCGCCCTGCTCCAGGcagagtccccccacccccaaacaaggagaccaggatgcagggGATTGAGGCCTCATGGGAGTGAGGGAACTTGCAGCCCTCTAGGTCTTGCAGCACACAGGGTCACCCCATAGGGTCCCTCCTGTCTCAGGGACCTGTTAGCAGGCCACCCTGGGATCTGTAGGCTTTTGTCCCTTGGAGACTGGCTGGGCAGAGGGCTCAGCTGTCCCTTCTCTTCTCCAGGGAACCTCTCCGCATGGGAATGGGTAGTGCCCCAGCAAGGTCCACTTTtgagggccctggagggagaagACGTGGTTCTAGGCAAGAAGGGAGcagcagaggccagcgctgtggcatagcgggtaaagccacctcctgccatgccggtatcccatatgggtgccagttcaagtcccggctgctccccttccaatgaatctccctattaatgtgcctgggaaagcagaagatggcccaagtgctcaggcccctgcacccacattggagacctggaagaagctccaagctcctgatcaactcagctccagccattgtggccatttggggagtgaaccagcagatgaaagacctctctctctctctctctctctctctctctctgcttctacctctaactctgcctttcaagtaaataaataaatctaaaaagggGTAgggggaggccagcgccacggctcacgaggctaatcctccgcctagcggcgccggcacaccaggttctagtcccggttggggcgctggattctgtcccggctgcccctcttccaggccagctctctgctgtggccagggagtgcagtggaggatggcccaggtgcttgggccctgcaccccatgggagaccaggaaaagcacctggctcctggctcctgccatcggatcagcgcggtgcgccggctgcagcgcgctggccacggcggccattggagggtgaaccaacggcaaaggaagacctttctctctgtctctctctctctcgctatccactctgcctgtcaaaaaaaaaaaaaaaaaaaaaaaagggtagggGGAGCAACAGTGGCAGGAGAGGAGCAGGTTGGAAAACGAACAGACTCAGCTCTCCCTGCTCAGattgggccacagcagtgagggTCTCACCCCCTTTCCCTCCTTTTGTATGTCAGCTGCAGGGTGGGGCCCAGCGGCTGGGGGtacctgcacctgccctgggctggggtaGAATGAGGGATGGGCTCTCCCAAACTCCCTCCCAGCAGAGGATGCCAGTGGCTGGCCACCTTTTTGCAGTCTCAGCCATCATCTTTCTGCCTCAGCACAGGGAGCAGTGGgcgaggcaggcaggggaggaagggagcTAGGGGAGGGAGCACAGTGGGGTGGAGGGAGCTGGGCGGCTCCCTGGAGGACCTGTCCCACAGCCACTCTGCTGGGTCTTGTCCTTCTCTCCCCTGGTGCTTGGTCTTTCTCCAGCCAAGCTGAGTCCCTGCTGTGCTGCTGTGAGGATGAAGCCCGAGGCAGGCGCCATTTGCCCTTGTCCCAGGGTTCCATGCACCTGAAGGGTTTTGCCTCGGGGCAGGATATCGGCTCCTGCCAGCGTTTAGGTCATTCATTGCAGGAAAGGAGGCACCCATGCCCTGGATGTCTCCCTTGGATGAGAGGTCTGAAACCCCCGGCACCCACCTGACATGcagtgtgggggggtggggtggagggggagatCTCCAAAAAGCCTCATGGTGTGAATGCAGGAGGAcctgagctgcagcctgcaggaggGGTCAGGCTGGAGGAAGACCAAGGAGACCCGGAGAGGACCAAGGAGGGGTCCGCTGGCTGCATCTTCCTCTGCTGGGTCTGGAGCGCCCTCTGCTGGTCAAATGATTTCAGGCCAGCTAAGGTCGAACCTGCCTGGCTCATCCTCTGCTACAGCCAGCCTACTGGGTCTTCAGACCGCAGCGACCTGAAGTGGCACCTAGGTGATGGTTTGTGGCAAGCAACTCCTGGGCCCCTCTTCCTACTGGGCTGAGGCAGCCCACGGGGAGGGTCCTCGTGGCCACTGTCTGCTTCAAGGAGGCAGCCTCGCAGCCCCAGCTGTCCCCTAACAAACAGCCGGGCATTCTGGGAGATGACGCGCTCCCTGTCCCTGCAGAtgggcagccccaggctgggcacTGGGCTTCCCTTGGACCCTGGGATGTGGCATTTCGTCATCACAATGTCCCTTGCCCATCCCGAGGTTGTCATATCATGAGTTAGAAGATAGgaggcagggccggtgctgtggcacagtgcgttaatgccctggcctgaaacgccggcatcccatatgggcaccggttctagtcctggatgctcctcttccgatccagctctctgctatggcctgggaaagcagtagaagatggcccaagtccttggacccctgcacccgcgtgggaggcccagaagaagctcctggctcctggtttcgaattggcacagctccggccattgcggctaaatggggagtgaaccatcggacagaagacctctctctctctctctctgcctctcctctctctgtgtaactctgactttcaaataaataaaaataaaaagaagacaggaGGAATTTCCCAtgttcccagggtacacatcacaGCAGACAGAGTCCAGGGCCAGGGCAGTGTTTATCCCCCGAGAGCCAGGCTGGCCTTGGTCTCCACTGCAACTGAGTGACGCTGTGGGTCAATAGCGTGGGGTCTCCCACTGGGCCCTTCTACCTGCACctgcaggctggcagggcagggctggctggggaggtggggaggctccctccccccaacccctgccctgcactccctgctgcagccctgcccctctccctggggAGATGCTGTCTTTAGACAGGAGGCCCCTTCTGACTCCTTTCTTGCCCCAGGAGGCAAGGGAGCCAGACAAGAGCTCCCCGGGAGTGGCCGGTCACGTCTTCACGTCTTCGAGGGTCTTCGAGGCAAAGAGCGTGTTTGCAGGGCTGCGACGGGTTAGGCCTCAGTGTCTGGCTCCTCCACCCTCAGAGCTTCCTGAGCCTCGTACCCATGCTCGCCAGGCACCTACAAGGcaggacaggggagggggagtgaagGCACAGCTCCCGGGGAGGGGCGTGTGCCCCGGAGAAGGagcaggcaggggaggaaggaggcagaTTGGAGCCCagcggctggggcaggggaggaaggggcGGAGGGCGCGAGGGCCCTGGTGTCTCACCTCCCAGCACATCTGGTCCTCGTAGCACTGGGAGTCAGGGGGCGCGTCCAGGAAGGGCAGCTTCAGCAGgagccctggggtgggcaggaggaccGGTGTGGCTTCTCTGCCTCCCAAGCCACGGGGAGTGAGATCAACATGGAGCCTGGCTCCAGCAGGGCATGCTGCACTTGCTGAGCGCCTACTGTGTACCAGGCCCCACGCACACGGTGCCCCTGCCCGCCTTCCACACAGGGGGTCACGGACCAcagctgcccagctccctgtggcCTCCCACACAGGACGTGCGTGGAAAGCGCTCATCCAATAAGACGCTGTGTGAATGACCGGGCTGCACCTCGCTGAGAGTGGGAGGATGGGGACACTGAGTCAGGTTGCATTTTGAAGGCCACAGGTCGAAGGCCAGACATCAGGGAGGACTGCCTGACCCAGGGCCAGTGGGCGGCCTGCCTCTGTGGGAGGCTTCGTGCTCTGCTCTGGCGGTGAGTCAGGCAGGCCCCCTTTGCTCACTGCGGCGCCCCAGATGGCTCAGCCCCGCCCTTCTGGGCCTCAGCCTGAGGTTGGGCTGCCCTCTAGTGGGTGGAGGGAGCAGCACAGGGGAGCCAGACCGGGCCAGACACGACCCCCAGGGGGCCCCAGCTCCCCTGGCACCACCCGCACCTGATGGAGGTTACCATCGCACAACCTGAACCCACAACCCGGCCCCTCGCCTGCTacagagtaagtgctcagtaagtaCCTCAGGAAATGAATCAGTAACAAGGGCACAGAGCCCAAtggcccttcctccctcttctcccctccctcgaGCTCCCTAGCccctcagccccagccaaggTCACTCACCTCCAAGGACCCCACCTGCAGAGGCAAACAGCAGTGTGACAGACAGCCCGAAGAGCTGGTATATGGCCTGAGACGTGGCGCTGCGCTGGCCCTCAGCTATAAGTGGGAACACACTCTGAAGGCTGCAGGGAGAGATTGTGGAGAGCCAGGGTTGGGGGCTGTGAGTGAGACAGGGTGGGGAGGAGTGGAGGGCCAGGGCTGACCGTCACACTGGCACTCCCTACTGTGGACACGAAGCAGCCAAAAGGGCCTCAAGAGAGCCTGAGCCCCGGCTCCAGGCCTTTGCTCAAGCCCAGGCCATGGCCTGCTACAGCCGCCCACCCTTTTATGCCAGCAGGCACCCACACAGCTTTCAAGATTCAGTGCGAAGGCCACTTTCACCTGCCTTTCCTCTGAGCCTCATGTGCAAAAATAGATACCCTAACAGCTGCTTTGTTCCACGGACACTTTAGTAATACTCAACACTATTGAAATCATTTGTTCACTGACCTCCCGCTGCACTTGACTGAGGAGCAAGAGGGAGTCTCTGAGTTGGTCTTTTTCACCCCAGTTTCCTTGGCTCcagaagatggatggatgggcaggtgggtggatgaatggatggatgagtggatgggtggatggatggatgagtgggtggatggatggatgagtgggtagatggatggattgaTGGGTGAgggggtgggtagatggatgtaTGAGTAAGTGGGTAGATGGACAGATAGATTGATGGAtagatgagtgggtgggtggatggatggatggttggatgagtggatggatggatgattggATGAATAGGTGGGCAGATGGATGGGTTGGTGAGTGGGTGggtagatgagtggatggatgggtggtgggtggatggatgactgggtagatggatgaatgggtagatggatggatgagtgggtaggtaggtagatgagtagtaggtggatggatggatgggttgTTGAGCgagtgggtagatgggtggatggatgaatgggtagatggatgaatggtagatggatggatgagtgggtaggTAGGTGGATGAGtagtaggtggatggatggatgggttgTTGAGCgagtgggtagatgggtggatggatgaatgggtagaTGGATGAATGAGTGGGTAGGTAGGTGGATGAGTGGTAggcggatggatggatgagtggatggatagaAGCAGACACcacttttttgttattgttggcCCACAGGGGAGGAGAGTAAGGGAGGCCACTTCAGAAAAACAATTGCAGAATGGATTGGGGGAAACTCACCCATCTCCATAAGCTTCATGGGTGGTCAGCCCCGTCATGAGAGCCCCCAGGAGGGCCCCCAGGACCCCTGGCATCCCATGGAGGTTGTGGACACCACAAGTGTCTTGGATTTTGAGTTTTGATTCAAGGATGGGCTGGAGGACAAGACGGACAATCAGCGTTgggtctcccactccctcccgaCCCTGGGCCcatgggagaggcagcagaaaaGGCACTGAAGGTTCCACGTTCACCCTAGGGCCCCGAGAGGCAAGTATACCGTGAAGAACTTGTACCCCAGCGTGGAGATGGCCCCAGCCAAGCAGCCAGCTGCCAGAGCACCAAATGGTGTCAGCATCATTTCACTGGCGGTCCCCACCACAACGCCTCCAGCCAGCGCTGCGTTCTGGACGTGCACCTGCAGGAGCAGGGAAGAACATGACCTCAGGGGGCTTTTCCAGATCctcctcacactcacactcacctcTGGCTGCTGGAAGTCCCGCCACCTAACCACCAACCCTGCTATTGTCCTATGGTCTCCTCCCACTCtgcccaccaccccacccccagcccctgccagagcAGATGGAGTCCCCTGTGCCTGTGCCCTTACTGGTTGCCCTGGAGACTCTTCCTGGCAGGGTCTCAGAGCTCCCCGCCCCTCCCGTACCATGTCCAGCCGCCCATCCTTCCCGACCAGGGCCGACAAGGCAAAGGTGCTGAGGGTGCTGGCGGTCAGTGAGTAGTAGGTGTTGAGGGCCGTCCGGGGCTGCCCGTCCCCCCGTGATGTGAGCGCCGAGTTGAAGCTGGGCCAGAATATCCACAGGAAGATGGTCCCTAAGTGGTGGGCAAGCAGGCAGAGAGCGTGGGAAGTACGTGGCTCCCCCTACAGTATGGCATGTGTAACTGCAGGCAAACCACctgcagcctcagtttcccctctgtaAAGTGGGGTTGATGATGATGGCGATACCTCTAAAGTGAGGGCTAAATGAGGTGATGCATAGCCCAAGGCCTAGCAGGTCCTAAGTGCTCAACACATGGCAGCCAGTGGAGGGAACCAGCACGAAAGAAAACCACTTGATTGAAAACCACTGGGCTGAGTTGGGTTTTTGGTCTTTAAGTATCAGACAAGGAAAAGACAAAGGACAAAGGTGACTGCATGTCAGGCCCTGTGCCGGGGGCAGGGGGGTGGTCCTCCCCATACCAGCCAGGAAAACCACTCAGATGCCCTCAACCCCCTATGGGGAGGGAGCCCACCCCCCCAACCACGGCAGTGCTCAGGAGGGCCTTCTGCTTGGGCAGCACTGGACACACCAGGCCTGCgtgtttgggggccagcacacAGGACAAGGGGAGGGGCAAGGCTGAGGGCCCTACAgggccctgcagggccagcagggtACAAGCCTAGGGACTGTGCTGTTCACAGGGTGTGGCTTCCCCCTGCAGCCCCGCAGTCTGCAGGAAGATCCACACCAACATATGCACCTCCCAGGGCCCGCGTTCTTGTCCCCGCATCCCACATGCTGAAAAcaggagctgggaggcagaggagacccGAGAAGGTCGCTCTCCAGGGCCGCCCGGAACTCGCAGGGCAGCCTTTGGGTTTTcagccgtggggggggggggtctcagagggcagcaggtgccggctccCCTAGAGTTCCATCCGCTCCATTTCAGGACAAACCCACAGGTGGCGAGGAATACAAAAACCTGCCTCTCTCCTTAATTCGAGAGCGGGAGCTGTGGTCCCTAGTCCACACCTCTGTGACCAAATAACCCAGGTTTGcttttcctggcttctgtttgtgAAGGCAGAGAGGCGCGCAGAGGCCGGTACAGAGAAAGAACAGGTAGTGGCGCTGGGACTCCCGGGGTGCGGAGACCCCACTGCTCCTGGAGGGTACAGGGGCTCCTGGGAAATCCAGGGTCCTTCGCAGCACGGCAGCACCAGGGGCCGGCACAGGTCGTCTGTTTGAAGGCCCAGATGCAAGGGCTATGACTATGAAAAGCCAACCTTGCCTGCAGTAGGGAGGGTGAggcttggggaggggggaggacgGCCAAGACCTGCAGAGgctgctgtgccaggctgagggGTCCCGTTCCTAGTGTGGGGGCCCTGGAAGCGTGGAcatctttcattatttatttgagagatggagagaaagggggagcaCTCCCATCCACCCCATCactctcagtccaggtctcccacccgggtggcaggagcccagggagccagctactggagccatcacctgccatgtCCAGGATGAGTATTAGCAAGAGCTGGAGTCAGAGGCCCGAGCCAGGCATGGAAGCCGGGGACCGGGACGCGGGCTGCAGGCTGTTAGCCGGCATCACAGTGCTAGGCCACGCCCACCTGTTCTGGAAGGTTTGAATCAGGGACTGAGGTAGCTTAGGAAAGGCCCCCGGCAATGGATCCAGGGCAGTGAGGACCCCACAGGGTATGAGTTCTAACAATCTGGTCGGAAAACTCGGGAACATTGAGCGCCAATTCCTGGACTCAGAGCAGAGTCCCAAAGAGAGGGCAGTTCCCAGCTGAAATCGCGAGGACACCAGGCAGCACCAGACCTCACCAGGAGatgcctgctccccaccccccataccGCCCCACCCCGGCGGGACTCACCGATCATGGCAAAGAGGTCCGAATGGTAGACGGAGCCCTGGCGGTGCTGGCTCTTCTCCAGGTGGGGCCTGTAGAGGACCCGCGAGAGGACCAGCCCGAAGTAGGCACCAAATGTGTGGATGGTCATGGAGCCGCCCGCATCTCTCACCTGGGGAGGACGGCGGagatggcaggggtgggggaggtggtgaCAGTCCCTTCCTGGGCCGGCCTGGGGCTCCCCCGGCTCAGAACCCGGCCTCCACTGGCCCTCAGCCCATCCCGGCCCGGCTCTCACCCCCAGGAGAGACAGGAGCACAAACTCGTTGAGGCCAAACAGCGCCACCTCCAGGAGAGCCATGAGAAGCAGCTGCGCAGGCCCGGTCTTGCCCAGGACGGCGCCGAAGGAGATGAGCACGGCTCCAGCGCAGAAGTCAGCGTTGATCAGGCTGGGGTTGGGCGGAAGGGGGAGCATAGGGCCGGGGAGAGAGGTGGCTGCGGGGTTCCTGCCCGGCACGACACAGGGCAGCACTACGCAGGgtgtgctggggcggggggggggggggtgggtgggtgggtgggagcagAGGCAAGGAGCACGAGCTATCGCCCGCAGGCAGAAAGGGTCACCAGTAACCTCGCCCAGGAGGTTCCGGACAGGCCGACCCCACCCACAACacgtggaggagccagaacttaaGCCCAGAGCTCCTCCAAACCCCACCTTTTTCCATCCAGCTACCCGACTGGTAATAGGGGCTGAGTGTGTGGGTCAAGGACCCGAGCAAAAATCAGGCAGCGAGGACAGAAATCAGCGGGCGGACCAAACACATGGGGTCAGCAGGTCAGGCTTTGAGCTGGGCGCCTTGGGCAGGGGCCTCCCAGATGGGCTTGGTGGTGGCGGTGGGGTCGGTGGGGAGGCACCGCTG contains:
- the RHBG gene encoding ammonium transporter Rh type B (The RefSeq protein has 2 substitutions compared to this genomic sequence), with product MAKSPRRVAGRRLLLPLLCLFFQGATAILFAIFVRYDQQTDAALWHGGNHSNADNEFYFRYPSFQDVHAMVFVGFGFLMVFLQRYGYSSLGFTFLLGAFALQWATLVQGFLHSFHGGHIHVGMESLINADFCAGAVLISFGAVLGKTGPAQLLLMALLEVALFGLNEFVLLCLLGVRDAGGSMTIHTFGAYFGLVLSRVLYRPHLEKSQHRQGSVYHSDLFAMIGTIFLWIFWPSFNSALTSRGDGQPRTALNTYYSLTASTLSTFALSALVGKDGRLDMVHVQNAALAGGVVVGTASEMMLTPFGALAAGCLAGAISTLGYKFFTPILESKLKIQDTCGVHNLHGMPGVLGALLGALMTGLTTHEAYGDGLQSVFPLIAEGQRSATSQAIYQLFGLSVTLLFASAGGVLGGLLLKLPFLDAPPDSQCYEDQMCWEVPGEHGYEAQEALRVEEPDTEA
- the RHBG gene encoding ammonium transporter Rh type B isoform X1 — protein: MWAGPLGAKPAEPAPGVKPRGARRQHEPGPMAKSPRRVAGRRLLLPLLCLFFQGATAILFAIFVRYDQQTDAALWHGGNHSNADNEFYFRYPSFQDVHAMVFVGFGFLMVFLQRYGYSSLGFTFLLGAFALQWVTLVQGFLHSFHGGHIHVGMESLINADFCAGAVLISFGAVLGKTGPAQLLLMALLEVALFGLNEFVLLSLLGVRDAGGSMTIHTFGAYFGLVLSRVLYRPHLEKSQHRQGSVYHSDLFAMIGTIFLWIFWPSFNSALTSRGDGQPRTALNTYYSLTASTLSTFALSALVGKDGRLDMVHVQNAALAGGVVVGTASEMMLTPFGALAAGCLAGAISTLGYKFFTPILESKLKIQDTCGVHNLHGMPGVLGALLGALMTGLTTHEAYGDGLQSVFPLIAEGQRSATSQAIYQLFGLSVTLLFASAGLLLKLPFLDAPPDSQCYEDQMCWEVPGEHGYEAQEALRVEEPDTEA